One genomic region from Cetobacterium sp. 8H encodes:
- a CDS encoding RluA family pseudouridine synthase, with translation MEYIIDSSFSDVRLDRFLRKKYENTPLTEIFKGIRTGKIKVNGKKSKENYRLKTDDVVKVLFSGGETEKKEFIKMTSEEIEILKAGIVYEDEKVVIFNKQPNMVMHKGSGHDYGISEMFKSYYKTDEFNFVNRIDKSTSGLVIGAKTLNVTRELAEELRDGNTEKKYYILVDGVVKEKKFTLKTYLKKEETKVIELDSYEKGAKESISYFKVLKVGDKRTILEGRLETGRTHQLRVQLSNMKHPIVGDGKYGKGGKQMFLYSYYCEIPKYGIKIELPLPESFEKNI, from the coding sequence ATGGAATATATAATAGATTCTAGTTTTAGTGATGTAAGGCTAGATAGATTTTTAAGAAAAAAATATGAAAATACTCCGCTAACAGAAATTTTTAAAGGAATAAGAACTGGAAAAATTAAAGTTAATGGGAAGAAATCAAAAGAAAATTATAGATTAAAAACAGACGATGTTGTAAAAGTTCTTTTTTCAGGTGGAGAAACTGAAAAAAAAGAGTTTATCAAAATGACATCTGAAGAGATAGAGATATTAAAAGCTGGGATTGTTTATGAAGATGAAAAAGTTGTGATTTTTAATAAACAACCAAACATGGTTATGCATAAAGGTAGTGGACATGATTATGGAATCTCAGAGATGTTCAAAAGTTATTATAAAACAGATGAATTTAACTTTGTAAATAGGATAGATAAATCAACTTCTGGTCTTGTTATAGGAGCTAAAACTTTAAATGTAACAAGAGAGTTAGCAGAAGAGCTAAGAGATGGAAATACAGAAAAAAAATATTATATCTTAGTTGATGGTGTTGTAAAAGAGAAAAAGTTTACTTTAAAAACTTATTTAAAAAAAGAAGAAACAAAAGTAATTGAATTAGACTCATATGAAAAAGGAGCTAAGGAGAGCATATCTTATTTTAAAGTTTTAAAAGTTGGAGATAAAAGAACAATTTTAGAAGGTAGATTAGAAACAGGAAGAACACATCAATTGAGAGTACAGCTTTCAAATATGAAGCATCCAATAGTAGGGGATGGGAAATATGGAAAAGGTGGGAAACAAATGTTCTTGTATTCATACTACTGTGAAATACCAAAATATGGAATAAAGATAGAACTTCCATTACCAGAAAGTTTTGAAAAAAATATATAA
- the rodA gene encoding rod shape-determining protein RodA, producing MGKNHDLVVTLKKIKKMKNMILYIALCIATISALTVYSATIHKSSSFFYKEIVWIALGIFTYFIFSFIDYRLYGKYYRVIYIINVVLLVLVFLIGDKRLGAQRWIDFGFITIQPSEFSKLFIVLTFSEVLSDKFNSKFVGLKSVIATSLHIIPIFLLIAAQPDLGTSLVIIFLYLILIFVNGIDWKTIIIISITGISMAPIGYFFFLKEYQKERVLTFLNPEADLLGSGWNVTQSMIAVGSGGIFGKGFLQGTQSKLRFLPESHTDFIAAVFLEERGLIGGCLLLLLYTILLWGILRIGDKAEGYGKLICYGISAIFLFHIVVNIGMVTGIMPVTGLPLLLMSYGGTSFLFTFAMLGIVQSINIYRE from the coding sequence ATGGGAAAAAATCATGATTTAGTAGTAACTCTAAAAAAAATAAAAAAAATGAAAAATATGATATTATATATAGCTTTATGTATAGCAACTATCAGTGCACTAACGGTATATAGCGCAACGATTCATAAAAGTAGTTCATTTTTTTATAAAGAAATAGTTTGGATAGCACTAGGGATTTTTACTTATTTTATATTTTCATTTATAGATTATAGATTATATGGCAAATATTATAGAGTAATCTATATCATAAATGTAGTTCTCCTTGTTTTGGTATTTTTAATAGGAGATAAAAGGCTAGGAGCACAGAGGTGGATAGATTTTGGATTTATAACAATACAACCTTCAGAGTTTTCAAAGCTATTTATAGTTTTAACTTTTTCAGAAGTTTTATCAGATAAGTTTAATTCGAAATTTGTAGGACTAAAAAGTGTTATAGCGACAAGTTTACATATTATACCAATATTTTTATTGATTGCAGCTCAACCAGATTTAGGAACCTCATTGGTTATAATTTTCTTATACCTAATTTTGATTTTTGTAAATGGAATAGATTGGAAGACAATAATAATAATATCAATCACTGGAATTTCGATGGCACCAATAGGATATTTTTTCTTCTTAAAAGAGTATCAAAAAGAAAGAGTTCTTACATTTTTGAATCCAGAAGCTGATCTTTTAGGAAGTGGATGGAATGTAACCCAATCAATGATAGCAGTTGGATCAGGGGGAATTTTTGGAAAAGGGTTTCTTCAAGGAACACAGAGTAAGTTAAGATTTCTTCCAGAGTCACATACCGATTTTATAGCAGCTGTATTTTTAGAGGAAAGAGGACTTATAGGAGGTTGTTTATTACTGTTATTATATACAATTTTACTATGGGGAATCTTAAGAATAGGTGATAAAGCTGAAGGTTATGGAAAGTTAATTTGCTATGGAATATCGGCAATATTTTTATTTCATATAGTGGTAAATATAGGGATGGTAACTGGAATCATGCCAGTTACAGGATTGCCTTTACTTCTTATGAGCTATGGAGGAACATCGTTTTTATTTACATTTGCTATGTTAGGGATAGTTCAGAGTATAAACATTTATAGGGAGTAG
- the dut gene encoding dUTP diphosphatase, which produces MEKVIVKIVKENEVQQPKYMTEGAAGMDVQAFIKEPVVLKSLERALIPTGIKMEIPYGYEVQVRPRSGLAIKHGITLVNTPGTIDSDYRGEVGIILINLSNTDFTVNPGERIGQLVLQKVYKMEFQEVSALGETERAEGGFGHTGK; this is translated from the coding sequence ATGGAAAAAGTTATTGTAAAAATAGTAAAAGAAAACGAAGTACAACAACCTAAATATATGACTGAAGGTGCAGCTGGAATGGATGTTCAAGCATTCATAAAAGAGCCAGTTGTATTAAAATCATTAGAGAGAGCTCTAATTCCAACAGGAATAAAGATGGAGATACCATATGGGTATGAAGTACAAGTTAGACCTAGAAGTGGACTTGCAATAAAGCATGGTATTACACTTGTAAATACGCCTGGGACAATAGACTCAGATTACCGTGGAGAAGTAGGAATTATTCTTATAAATTTAAGTAATACAGATTTTACAGTTAATCCAGGAGAGAGAATTGGGCAACTTGTTTTACAAAAAGTATATAAGATGGAATTTCAAGAAGTAAGTGCTTTAGGAGAAACTGAAAGAGCAGAAGGTGGCTTTGGTCATACTGGTAAATAG
- a CDS encoding pitrilysin family protein: MSIIVDQLDNGVTLLMEDIKSINTASLGFFVKTGGKNELAGEEGISHFIEHLLFKGTTNRTALEISEEIDNQGGMINAYTSAERTAYYIQMTSQTLDIGMDILNDMFLNSTFTDENIEKERNVIIEEIRMYEDIPEEVIHEENLAFAVTGVQGKSVAGTIEGLKEINRERILNYFYDTYKPENIVVAVAGNIDIDHVRKKLNNGIGQLKDRSSKRIYNGEMIVNSGEKIISQETNQVHLCINTLGVSNLDDKRIVASVISNVLGGNMSSRLFQKVREERGLAYSVYSYTSSFDEGGLFTIYAGTTHEDYKEVIEIIENELKDIRENGITAKELQKAKNQFLSMVTFGLESSKGKMTRMAGSYLNNGYVKSIDNVIKEIEGVTLEDVKELAQKIFDEKYLSRTILGNI, from the coding sequence ATGAGCATAATAGTAGATCAATTAGACAACGGTGTAACGTTATTGATGGAAGATATAAAAAGTATCAATACAGCTAGTTTAGGGTTTTTTGTAAAGACTGGTGGAAAAAATGAATTGGCAGGAGAAGAGGGGATCTCTCACTTTATAGAACATCTTTTATTCAAAGGAACAACAAATAGAACTGCCTTAGAAATATCTGAAGAGATAGATAATCAAGGTGGAATGATAAATGCCTATACAAGTGCAGAGAGAACAGCTTATTACATTCAAATGACATCTCAAACTTTAGATATAGGAATGGATATTTTAAATGATATGTTCTTAAACTCTACTTTTACAGATGAAAATATTGAAAAAGAAAGAAATGTAATTATTGAAGAGATAAGAATGTATGAAGATATCCCTGAAGAGGTTATTCATGAAGAGAATCTAGCTTTTGCTGTAACTGGAGTGCAAGGTAAAAGTGTAGCAGGAACAATAGAGGGTCTAAAAGAAATAAACAGAGAAAGAATTTTAAATTATTTTTATGACACTTACAAACCTGAGAATATAGTTGTTGCAGTTGCAGGAAACATAGATATTGATCATGTTCGTAAAAAATTAAACAATGGAATAGGGCAACTTAAGGATAGAAGTTCAAAAAGAATTTATAACGGAGAAATGATTGTAAATTCTGGAGAAAAGATAATATCTCAAGAGACAAATCAAGTACATCTATGTATCAATACTCTAGGAGTTTCTAATTTAGATGATAAAAGAATAGTAGCTTCAGTAATCTCTAATGTATTAGGTGGAAATATGAGTTCAAGACTATTCCAAAAGGTAAGAGAGGAAAGAGGACTAGCTTATTCTGTATATAGTTATACATCATCTTTTGATGAGGGTGGACTATTTACAATTTATGCAGGGACAACTCATGAAGATTATAAAGAAGTTATAGAGATAATAGAAAATGAACTAAAAGATATAAGAGAAAATGGAATTACTGCAAAAGAGTTACAAAAAGCAAAAAATCAATTTTTAAGTATGGTTACTTTTGGTTTAGAGAGCAGCAAAGGAAAAATGACAAGAATGGCAGGTTCTTATTTAAATAACGGGTATGTAAAATCTATAGACAACGTAATCAAAGAGATCGAAGGCGTAACTTTAGAAGATGTAAAAGAATTGGCTCAAAAAATATTTGATGAAAAATATTTATCAAGAACAATTTTAGGAAATATATAG
- a CDS encoding LptF/LptG family permease, giving the protein MKKLDMYISKNFIKSFLLSLIAFVNIFILSQLFKIIRYITAGRMSIGESITYILYLLPKIFIEVTPLAILLGSLMCINKMASNLEIISLKTSGISFRRIARYPILISFLVSLIVFQVMDRVYPKTLSKSRDLRAGRKISETILPATKNNAFLRTDDNIIYYIKTINRVENTAKMLEIIKVDKSFENIEEIITAKSGNFDIDKNSWILKGVVINNFIDKTENSYEVYSAPILDKAPSEFITIQGDPEELTNAEIKKSIRDIRVTGGDIKESLSVLGKRYSFPFASFIVSFLGLSLGSRYVRGASAISIALSVGLGYSYYIVQASFEALSVNGILNPFLSGWIPNVIFLGLGLYFMKKAEY; this is encoded by the coding sequence ATGAAAAAATTAGATATGTATATAAGTAAAAATTTTATTAAATCTTTTTTACTTAGTTTAATTGCATTTGTAAATATATTTATACTGAGCCAACTTTTTAAAATAATAAGATATATAACTGCAGGAAGAATGAGTATAGGAGAATCAATAACATATATCTTATATCTATTACCTAAAATTTTTATAGAAGTAACTCCACTAGCTATTTTATTAGGTTCACTTATGTGTATAAATAAAATGGCTTCTAATTTGGAGATAATCTCTTTAAAAACATCAGGAATAAGTTTTAGAAGAATAGCGAGATATCCAATACTAATATCTTTTTTGGTTTCGTTAATTGTATTTCAAGTAATGGATAGAGTATATCCAAAAACACTTTCTAAAAGTAGAGATCTAAGAGCTGGAAGAAAAATATCAGAAACAATTTTACCAGCAACTAAAAATAATGCATTTTTAAGAACAGATGATAATATTATCTATTATATAAAAACTATAAATAGAGTTGAAAATACAGCAAAAATGTTAGAGATTATAAAAGTAGATAAAAGCTTTGAAAATATCGAAGAAATTATAACTGCAAAAAGTGGAAATTTTGATATTGATAAAAATTCATGGATTTTGAAAGGTGTGGTTATAAATAACTTTATTGATAAAACAGAGAACAGTTATGAAGTATATTCTGCTCCTATTTTAGATAAAGCACCTAGTGAATTTATAACAATTCAAGGGGATCCAGAAGAGCTAACAAATGCTGAGATAAAAAAATCAATAAGAGATATCAGAGTAACAGGTGGAGACATAAAAGAATCACTATCTGTTTTAGGAAAACGTTATTCATTTCCTTTTGCAAGTTTTATAGTTTCATTTTTAGGACTATCATTAGGAAGTAGATACGTAAGAGGAGCTTCAGCTATAAGTATAGCGTTAAGTGTTGGTCTAGGATACTCATATTACATAGTTCAGGCTTCTTTTGAAGCGTTAAGTGTAAATGGAATATTAAATCCTTTTTTAAGTGGATGGATTCCAAATGTTATATTCTTAGGATTGGGTTTGTATTTTATGAAAAAAGCGGAGTATTAA
- a CDS encoding LptF/LptG family permease — MKIIEKYILEDVKMPIIFGISLFTFIFLIEIIVSLMENIIVKGISLLDVLRILSFYLPPILSQTIPMGVFLGIMITFAKFTSTSEATAMSSIGMSLRDILKPIVKLSVLITIFVFFLQESIIPRSFSKLEELTIKIAYENPVFQLKERILIDEVDQYSLYIDKIDRKTNEASNVLIFQKDDKNSFPTILLGKKAYWKNINMILEDSKFYTFNPDGMLKVEGEFKQKKIPLSSYFQDINIDVKDIEAMGIGTLIKNLKDKTNEEKIPYLVEINRKIAIPLSIIVLSILGVLLSIGHHRSGKGASFGISLIVIFTYIVFLNVGMVMANKGVVSPYVGVWLPNIILFGGTILLYKKKAGGAK, encoded by the coding sequence ATGAAAATAATTGAAAAATATATATTAGAAGATGTAAAAATGCCAATTATCTTTGGTATTTCATTGTTTACATTTATTTTTCTAATAGAAATAATAGTATCTCTTATGGAAAATATCATAGTTAAAGGGATTTCTTTGTTAGACGTACTTAGAATTTTGTCATTTTATCTTCCACCAATACTTTCTCAAACGATACCCATGGGAGTTTTTTTAGGGATAATGATTACATTTGCTAAGTTTACAAGTACTAGTGAAGCAACAGCAATGAGCTCAATAGGGATGTCTTTGAGGGATATCTTAAAACCAATTGTAAAATTATCAGTACTAATAACTATATTTGTATTTTTTTTACAAGAGAGTATAATACCTAGATCATTTAGTAAGTTAGAAGAATTAACTATAAAGATAGCTTATGAAAATCCCGTTTTTCAATTAAAAGAGAGAATTTTGATAGACGAAGTGGATCAATATAGTTTGTATATAGACAAAATTGATAGAAAAACAAATGAAGCTTCAAATGTTTTGATATTTCAAAAAGATGATAAAAATTCTTTTCCTACAATTTTATTGGGAAAAAAAGCATATTGGAAAAATATAAATATGATTTTAGAAGACTCAAAATTTTATACATTTAATCCTGATGGAATGTTGAAAGTAGAAGGGGAATTTAAACAAAAAAAGATTCCTTTAAGTTCTTATTTTCAAGATATAAATATAGATGTAAAAGATATTGAAGCTATGGGTATAGGAACTCTTATAAAGAATCTAAAAGATAAAACGAATGAGGAAAAAATACCTTATTTAGTAGAAATAAACAGAAAAATAGCAATACCTTTATCCATAATAGTTTTGTCTATACTTGGAGTCTTATTATCAATAGGGCATCATAGAAGTGGAAAAGGTGCAAGCTTTGGTATAAGTTTAATTGTAATATTTACATATATTGTGTTTTTAAATGTTGGAATGGTTATGGCAAATAAAGGTGTAGTATCACCATATGTAGGAGTTTGGTTGCCAAATATAATATTATTTGGTGGAACAATACTACTATATAAAAAGAAAGCAGGTGGTGCTAAATGA
- a CDS encoding CvpA family protein yields the protein MYLDIVVIVILIFAILDGLKEGFLIQFFSIFGIFVDFIIAKKFTPVVIEKLSLNSDKNNYLLTYIGVFIASYLVISVLMFFIGMILKSQSKGFLSRGLGGIFGLVKGLVITIIVLFIFNYSSQKYSTLKKYGTDSKANTFFLEKSIYLEDYLPKELKAELNYTKGKELVEKYFNKMF from the coding sequence ATGTACTTAGATATAGTTGTAATAGTGATTTTGATATTTGCAATATTAGATGGATTAAAGGAAGGGTTTTTAATACAATTCTTTTCAATCTTTGGAATTTTTGTAGATTTTATAATTGCTAAAAAATTTACTCCAGTGGTTATTGAAAAGCTATCTTTAAACAGCGATAAAAATAATTATTTACTTACTTATATAGGAGTATTTATAGCATCATATTTGGTAATTTCAGTACTTATGTTTTTTATAGGAATGATATTAAAATCTCAAAGTAAAGGATTTTTATCAAGAGGTTTAGGTGGAATATTTGGACTGGTTAAAGGCCTTGTAATAACAATAATTGTACTGTTTATATTTAACTATAGTTCTCAAAAATATAGTACTTTAAAAAAATATGGAACTGATAGTAAAGCAAATACATTTTTCTTAGAAAAATCTATTTATTTAGAGGATTATTTACCAAAAGAATTAAAAGCAGAGTTAAATTATACAAAAGGAAAAGAACTGGTTGAAAAATATTTTAATAAGATGTTTTAG
- a CDS encoding class I SAM-dependent rRNA methyltransferase yields the protein MAKIVLEAGKDKKIRNFYPNVFKDEISDILGNVSNGDIVEVCTLDGEVIGKGYVAEATNAFVRMLTTKDIPVDKKLILEKIKLAYEKRKHLFNETNCVRAFYSEGDGIPGLIIDKFDKYVSVQFRNSGLEVAFRQDIINAIKKVMKPKGIYERSDVENRTHEGVEQQTGIIYGEIPERIVMEDNGLKYYIDIVDGQKTGFFLDQRDSRKFIRKYLNENTRFLDVFSSSGGFSVAALKEGCKKVVAIDKEPHALELCNENYALNEFTNEFETAEGDAFLMLKILSNRGEKFDVITLDPPSLIKKKIDIHRGRDMFFSLCDESFKLIEDGGIVGIITCAYHMSLQDLIEVTRMAASKNGKLLQVIGVNYQPEDHPWILHVPETLYLKALWVRVVNN from the coding sequence ATGGCAAAGATAGTATTAGAAGCAGGTAAAGATAAAAAAATTAGAAATTTCTATCCAAATGTATTTAAAGATGAGATTAGTGATATATTAGGAAATGTTTCAAATGGAGATATTGTTGAAGTTTGTACATTAGATGGTGAAGTAATAGGAAAAGGTTATGTTGCTGAGGCAACAAATGCATTTGTAAGAATGTTAACAACGAAAGATATTCCAGTAGATAAAAAGCTGATATTAGAAAAAATAAAATTAGCATATGAAAAAAGAAAACATCTTTTTAATGAAACAAACTGTGTGAGAGCGTTTTACTCTGAAGGGGATGGAATACCAGGATTAATAATTGATAAATTTGATAAGTATGTTTCAGTACAATTTAGAAATTCAGGTTTAGAGGTTGCATTTAGACAAGATATAATAAATGCTATAAAAAAAGTAATGAAACCAAAAGGAATTTATGAAAGAAGTGATGTTGAAAATAGAACTCATGAGGGTGTAGAGCAACAGACAGGAATAATTTATGGAGAGATTCCTGAGAGAATAGTAATGGAAGATAACGGTTTAAAATATTATATAGATATTGTAGATGGACAAAAGACAGGGTTCTTCTTAGATCAGAGAGACTCAAGAAAATTCATAAGAAAATATCTGAATGAGAACACTAGATTCTTAGATGTATTTTCAAGTAGTGGTGGATTCTCTGTTGCTGCATTAAAAGAGGGATGTAAGAAAGTAGTAGCAATTGACAAGGAGCCACATGCATTAGAGTTATGTAATGAAAACTATGCATTGAATGAATTTACAAATGAGTTTGAGACTGCAGAAGGGGATGCATTCTTAATGCTAAAAATTCTTTCTAATAGAGGAGAGAAGTTTGATGTAATAACTCTTGATCCACCATCATTAATAAAGAAAAAAATTGATATCCATAGAGGTAGAGATATGTTCTTTAGTCTTTGTGACGAAAGCTTTAAGTTAATAGAAGATGGAGGAATTGTTGGAATAATAACATGTGCTTACCATATGAGTTTACAAGATTTAATTGAAGTTACAAGAATGGCAGCATCAAAAAATGGAAAACTTCTACAAGTTATAGGGGTAAATTATCAACCAGAAGATCATCCATGGATTTTACATGTGCCGGAAACACTTTATTTAAAAGCTCTTTGGGTAAGAGTAGTAAATAATTAA
- the alr gene encoding alanine racemase: MRTWAEIDLDNLAYNIKKIKELSHDRDIMAIIKADAYGMGAVTIAKELSEQGVKIFGVSSLEEGIELRNFGIKEEILILAGTFNEELEIAEKYNLQVTLTDISQIEYILEKNMSLYVHIKVDTGMGRVGFTVDEAKKAIGMCQDKGIEVRGIYSHLSVADESDKESIEYTRKQLERFEEFQNIKNIKYIHILNSGGILNFSEITQSNLVRAGIIMYGVYGEGIIKELKRVFTLKSRILFLKELEEDIDISYGRVGKGYKGDLIATVTVGYADGFRRELSNKGTVDILGKPCEIVGKICMDMLMVRIPDEIREKVKVGDEVIVMGEDVFEKSKIIGSSIYELFTGLSRRVSRVYLKNGKPHVVNNLIGKV, from the coding sequence ATGAGAACGTGGGCTGAGATAGATCTAGATAACCTAGCATATAATATAAAAAAAATAAAAGAACTATCTCATGACAGAGACATAATGGCAATAATAAAAGCAGATGCCTATGGAATGGGAGCAGTAACTATAGCGAAGGAACTTTCTGAACAAGGAGTTAAGATTTTCGGAGTATCATCATTAGAAGAAGGAATTGAGCTGAGGAATTTTGGAATAAAGGAAGAAATTTTAATATTAGCTGGAACTTTTAATGAAGAATTGGAAATAGCAGAAAAGTATAATTTGCAAGTCACGTTGACAGATATTTCTCAAATAGAGTATATTTTAGAAAAAAATATGTCTTTATATGTTCATATAAAAGTAGATACAGGGATGGGAAGAGTAGGTTTTACGGTAGATGAGGCTAAAAAAGCAATAGGGATGTGCCAAGATAAAGGAATAGAGGTTAGAGGAATATATTCACATCTATCTGTGGCAGATGAATCAGATAAGGAATCGATAGAATATACTAGAAAACAGTTAGAAAGATTTGAAGAGTTTCAAAATATAAAGAATATAAAATATATCCATATCCTTAATAGTGGAGGAATATTAAATTTCTCAGAAATAACTCAAAGTAACTTAGTTAGAGCAGGAATAATAATGTATGGTGTATATGGCGAGGGAATAATTAAAGAATTAAAAAGAGTTTTTACTTTAAAAAGTAGAATATTATTTTTAAAAGAGTTAGAAGAGGATATAGATATATCTTATGGAAGGGTTGGAAAAGGTTATAAAGGGGATTTAATCGCAACCGTGACTGTTGGATATGCTGATGGTTTTAGAAGAGAGTTATCAAACAAAGGGACAGTAGATATTCTTGGAAAACCATGTGAAATAGTTGGTAAAATTTGTATGGATATGTTAATGGTTAGAATCCCAGATGAAATTAGAGAAAAAGTTAAAGTTGGAGATGAAGTAATAGTTATGGGTGAAGATGTCTTTGAAAAATCAAAGATAATAGGATCTTCAATATATGAACTATTTACTGGTTTAAGTAGAAGAGTGAGTCGTGTATATTTAAAAAATGGAAAGCCTCATGTAGTAAATAATTTAATAGGAAAAGTTTAA
- the secF gene encoding protein translocase subunit SecF: protein MYIEVIKHSKKWITLSTISFMIFLGMFIAKGLNYGIDFTGGNLIQLNYTNQITLQDVNKELDNLSVTIPQLASTARKVQVSQADNNVIIRTAEMTDVDTEKVLTKLKDLGEYKLERAEKVGATIGEELKTSAIYALTIGGLLIVIYITLRYEFKFAIAGILTLLHDVTAAIGVIALLGYEVDTPFIAAVLTILGYSINDTIIIYDRIRESLRKKSDLTFGEVLNKSLNQVLVRSINTSVTTLLALVAILVFGGDSLKTFTTTLLVGIGVGTYSSIYISTPLVYLFEKKRDQKYDPKKDDHDDESDNNEKIVV, encoded by the coding sequence ATGTATATTGAAGTAATAAAACACAGTAAAAAATGGATAACTTTATCAACAATATCTTTTATGATATTCCTTGGAATGTTTATAGCAAAAGGATTGAATTATGGAATTGATTTCACTGGTGGAAACCTAATTCAATTGAATTATACAAACCAAATCACTCTACAAGATGTAAATAAAGAGTTGGATAATCTATCTGTAACGATACCACAATTGGCATCAACAGCTAGAAAAGTTCAAGTTTCACAAGCCGATAACAACGTTATTATAAGAACGGCTGAGATGACAGATGTTGACACAGAAAAAGTACTTACTAAATTAAAAGATTTAGGCGAGTATAAACTTGAAAGAGCTGAAAAAGTAGGAGCAACAATAGGAGAAGAATTAAAAACTTCTGCAATATATGCTCTAACAATTGGTGGATTATTGATTGTAATATACATAACTCTTAGATATGAGTTTAAATTTGCAATAGCTGGAATATTGACGCTTCTTCATGATGTAACAGCTGCTATTGGAGTAATTGCACTTTTAGGATATGAAGTAGATACACCGTTTATAGCGGCCGTTCTAACGATATTAGGATACTCTATAAACGATACAATCATAATCTATGATAGAATAAGAGAGAGTTTAAGAAAAAAATCAGATTTAACATTTGGAGAAGTTTTAAATAAAAGTTTAAATCAAGTTCTTGTTAGATCTATAAATACATCAGTGACGACATTGCTAGCTCTAGTAGCAATACTAGTTTTTGGTGGAGATAGTTTAAAGACATTTACAACAACACTATTAGTAGGAATAGGAGTTGGAACATATTCATCAATCTATATTTCAACACCATTAGTTTATCTTTTTGAAAAGAAAAGAGATCAAAAATATGATCCTAAAAAAGATGACCATGATGATGAATCAGATAACAATGAAAAAATTGTAGTTTAG